From Chryseobacterium shandongense, the proteins below share one genomic window:
- a CDS encoding DDE-type integrase/transposase/recombinase translates to MNFLHSDIIIRKSGDKQTIWLSQRLVIDVCGMSEDFLRTKARPRYKASVQACYHHHNILPDTGKGWRWAKMESGFYYDLSRIPNRAPQNYRELFGDATELVRNYEDFIKGKQSSNFETDFKRHLNNVYRSYLEFYTDANEVQRPALAKACAVIDFILDHKDSYPGTKNKLYKDLEPVLKKLDLQYIPHHHLRLKEKIDELFATERLSIPDIIKLPRAGNSNSMVFADPQLVSWALQLRSMPKNYSNDYIIRKITDMCSLTGKRVPSRRWFGQNIFELPGTKFLTSKRFGSSRKSHIHKSYIPTEGALYAGDCWEMDATRVNIIGHSVEIVDEITGKKKKVEKFLMVVAIRDVHSGDIVGYSFDHSENRRVYTDAIAMAVKNTGYLPYEIITDRFPGHNTPEVETLFARMEALGVKIEISHNANDKAGVERFFRTLQQITMPDSDFFYGDGIMSRSLSAFRSPEYLEGIKKESKKAGFDMYAAVEESTFIIETFRDTLYSKYSRKHSKVNLSPRQIHDQSEKPHVIEVSDATISMLFGLKKKNIQIRNNGQIETEIYGVKMHYFISPAYYDVIKNYHLESVVLSYDIEDLSVVYLWENHGILLKSLCEAEFFVPAKTKGPNKNLQQIGVAKAREKAIESLKSIDYEQTIGEENYMLGKYGKKDITNTADDYYNDRPVKKVSGSDVQPDDFENDYLNDRNAY, encoded by the coding sequence ATGAATTTTTTACACAGCGATATTATTATACGAAAATCTGGAGACAAACAAACAATTTGGTTGTCACAGCGTTTAGTAATTGACGTTTGTGGAATGTCAGAAGATTTCTTAAGAACAAAAGCGCGCCCGCGCTATAAGGCATCTGTTCAAGCTTGCTACCATCACCATAATATTCTTCCTGATACAGGAAAAGGTTGGCGTTGGGCGAAAATGGAATCAGGATTTTATTATGATCTTTCACGTATTCCAAATAGAGCGCCACAAAATTACAGAGAACTGTTTGGTGATGCTACTGAATTGGTAAGAAACTATGAAGATTTCATCAAAGGAAAACAAAGTTCCAACTTTGAAACGGACTTTAAACGCCATTTAAACAATGTTTACAGATCGTATTTAGAATTTTATACTGATGCTAATGAAGTACAACGCCCGGCACTCGCTAAAGCGTGCGCGGTTATTGACTTCATACTGGATCACAAAGATTCATACCCTGGTACAAAGAATAAACTGTACAAGGACCTGGAACCAGTTCTAAAAAAGTTAGATCTGCAATATATCCCACATCATCATTTAAGACTTAAAGAGAAAATTGATGAACTATTCGCAACGGAACGCCTATCAATTCCCGATATCATAAAGCTTCCGAGAGCAGGAAACAGTAATTCAATGGTTTTCGCGGATCCTCAACTTGTATCCTGGGCTTTACAGCTTCGATCTATGCCTAAAAACTACAGTAACGATTACATTATCCGTAAAATTACGGATATGTGTTCGCTCACTGGAAAACGTGTTCCTTCGCGCCGTTGGTTCGGGCAAAACATATTTGAATTGCCAGGTACAAAATTCCTAACATCAAAAAGATTTGGATCAAGTAGAAAATCACATATCCATAAATCATATATCCCTACTGAAGGTGCTTTGTATGCAGGAGATTGTTGGGAAATGGATGCAACCCGTGTTAATATTATCGGTCATTCTGTTGAAATAGTTGATGAAATCACCGGTAAAAAGAAAAAGGTTGAAAAGTTCCTGATGGTTGTTGCTATCAGAGACGTTCACAGCGGCGATATAGTGGGTTATTCTTTCGATCATTCTGAAAATAGAAGGGTTTACACAGATGCAATAGCAATGGCTGTTAAAAACACCGGTTATCTGCCTTATGAAATTATTACTGACCGTTTCCCCGGCCACAATACTCCGGAAGTTGAGACATTGTTTGCAAGAATGGAAGCATTAGGTGTAAAAATCGAAATATCCCATAATGCCAATGATAAAGCAGGAGTTGAAAGATTCTTCAGAACATTACAGCAAATAACAATGCCGGATTCTGATTTCTTTTATGGTGATGGTATTATGTCCCGAAGTTTATCAGCTTTCAGATCACCGGAATACCTTGAAGGAATCAAAAAAGAAAGTAAGAAGGCCGGATTTGATATGTATGCAGCTGTTGAAGAAAGTACATTTATCATTGAAACCTTCAGAGATACACTCTACTCAAAATACAGCCGTAAACATTCAAAAGTCAATCTTTCACCGCGCCAAATTCATGATCAGTCAGAAAAGCCGCATGTAATTGAGGTTTCAGATGCAACCATATCAATGTTATTCGGACTTAAAAAGAAAAACATCCAGATCAGAAACAACGGTCAGATTGAAACTGAAATTTACGGAGTTAAAATGCACTATTTCATTAGCCCGGCATATTATGACGTTATCAAAAATTATCACTTGGAATCAGTTGTTCTTTCCTATGATATTGAAGATTTAAGCGTGGTATATCTATGGGAAAATCACGGAATATTATTGAAATCACTTTGTGAAGCTGAGTTTTTTGTTCCTGCTAAAACAAAAGGACCTAATAAAAACCTTCAGCAGATCGGAGTTGCCAAAGCCCGTGAAAAAGCAATTGAATCTTTGAAGAGTATCGACTATGAGCAGACAATTGGTGAAGAGAACTATATGCTCGGAAAATACGGTAAAAAAGACATAACCAATACGGCAGATGATTATTATAATGATCGGCCGGTTAAAAAAGTATCCGGAAGTGACGTACAACCGGATGACTTTGAAAACGATTACCTGAATGATCGTAATGCTTATTAA
- a CDS encoding ATP-binding protein, which translates to MTNLQKNEIVILIENEKIRLGSYAKVATKCEVSTATISQMINRNWDLIKPEMWSKVGFSLGFDESEWQIAETMGYRKVANICTDAKNEAFFMILSSPAGRGKTKPLEKYYELNADNEVFYIKCREWAKREFLVELCKSLGIDSTKHYVHVDKLGTKVSEFFNQRKGKKPLLIVDDAGKLKDSAIRWFIHLFDENEDNMGCLLAGTEYLEKRIRDGVRLKKLGFDEIESRFGRTYLGLIGTTQKDAQLICSANGIHDNALQVQLFKECNPLKKIIQTREGNQSIEVIEDIRRLKRAVKREKLKLQYN; encoded by the coding sequence ATGACAAATTTACAAAAAAATGAGATTGTAATTCTCATTGAAAATGAAAAAATTAGACTTGGAAGCTATGCTAAAGTAGCTACTAAATGCGAAGTAAGCACTGCAACAATTTCGCAGATGATAAACAGGAACTGGGACCTGATCAAACCGGAAATGTGGTCAAAGGTTGGTTTTTCACTTGGATTCGATGAAAGTGAATGGCAGATCGCCGAAACAATGGGATACAGAAAAGTAGCGAACATTTGTACAGATGCAAAAAACGAAGCGTTTTTCATGATCCTTTCTTCACCGGCCGGAAGAGGCAAAACCAAACCATTGGAAAAATACTACGAACTGAACGCTGACAATGAAGTTTTTTATATCAAATGCCGTGAATGGGCAAAACGTGAGTTCCTTGTGGAACTTTGCAAAAGCCTGGGAATCGATTCTACGAAGCATTATGTACATGTTGACAAACTGGGGACTAAAGTTTCAGAATTTTTTAACCAGAGAAAAGGTAAGAAACCGCTTTTAATCGTAGACGATGCCGGAAAACTCAAAGACAGCGCAATCAGATGGTTCATACACCTTTTTGATGAAAACGAAGATAATATGGGTTGTTTACTCGCCGGAACTGAATATCTGGAGAAAAGGATCCGCGATGGCGTGAGACTTAAAAAACTGGGATTCGATGAAATTGAAAGCCGTTTCGGAAGAACCTACCTCGGTCTGATCGGTACAACCCAGAAAGATGCTCAACTGATTTGTTCCGCAAATGGAATTCATGACAATGCACTTCAAGTACAGTTATTCAAAGAGTGCAATCCACTAAAAAAAATCATTCAAACCCGTGAAGGGAACCAATCAATTGAGGTTATAGAAGATATTCGCCGCCTCAAAAGAGCTGTTAAAAGAGAAAAATTAAAACTCCAATACAATTAA
- a CDS encoding ATP-binding protein — MRAIGVKAFIDKTFDTFPFEGEWLESFGEPEKNFKMILYGGSGEGKTEFTVRFAKYLASFGKISYVSPEQGISKSLQDAIIRNNMDEVAGKVMFLTGGTFDELVTYIRKSRSKVIIIDSLDYMKLTVDQFKILIAKFPKKAFIIIAWAKNGSPKSQHAKDIEFMCDIKSFVESFKITLPTSRFGGNKEFVIWKGASKKKATTAQPSLFDN; from the coding sequence ATGAGAGCAATCGGAGTAAAGGCCTTTATAGATAAGACCTTTGATACATTTCCTTTTGAGGGGGAATGGTTGGAAAGTTTCGGAGAGCCAGAAAAGAATTTTAAAATGATTTTGTATGGCGGATCCGGTGAAGGCAAAACTGAATTCACAGTCAGATTTGCAAAGTATCTGGCATCGTTCGGTAAGATTTCGTATGTAAGCCCGGAACAAGGTATTTCTAAAAGCCTTCAGGATGCAATCATCCGTAATAACATGGATGAAGTTGCGGGAAAAGTAATGTTTTTAACAGGTGGGACCTTTGATGAACTTGTCACCTATATCAGAAAAAGCAGATCAAAGGTGATCATCATTGACAGTTTGGATTATATGAAGCTTACGGTTGACCAGTTCAAGATCCTCATTGCAAAATTTCCTAAAAAGGCGTTCATCATTATCGCCTGGGCAAAGAACGGATCACCAAAAAGCCAACATGCAAAGGATATTGAATTCATGTGTGATATCAAATCTTTCGTTGAGAGCTTCAAAATCACACTACCAACAAGCCGCTTCGGTGGAAATAAAGAATTTGTGATCTGGAAAGGTGCCAGTAAGAAAAAAGCGACCACCGCCCAACCGTCACTATTTGATAATTAA
- a CDS encoding phage virion morphogenesis protein, producing the protein MEVQTPMPDFEGIAAEAIDKARRYAMVYCLNYFKDSFRKQGFTDHSFDAWEKRVSPDYRPGGALLISTSFLLESIKVLSGNKRQIVFGSYAPYAGLHNEGGTVQIKITAKSRKYFWYMFKKTKDEKWKWMALSKKNVITFKMPKRQFIGESAKMMEGLDDWFFEFIVQKFKNL; encoded by the coding sequence ATGGAAGTTCAAACACCTATGCCGGATTTTGAAGGTATTGCTGCTGAAGCTATTGATAAAGCCCGGCGTTATGCAATGGTATATTGTCTGAATTATTTCAAAGACAGTTTCCGGAAGCAGGGATTTACGGATCACAGTTTTGATGCCTGGGAAAAAAGAGTAAGCCCGGACTACCGTCCAGGTGGAGCGCTCCTGATATCAACATCGTTTCTATTGGAAAGTATAAAAGTTTTGTCAGGAAATAAGCGTCAGATCGTATTCGGATCGTATGCTCCATACGCGGGGCTCCATAACGAAGGCGGAACCGTTCAGATAAAGATCACCGCGAAAAGCAGAAAATATTTCTGGTATATGTTCAAAAAAACAAAGGATGAAAAATGGAAGTGGATGGCGTTATCAAAAAAAAATGTCATCACTTTTAAAATGCCGAAACGTCAATTTATCGGTGAAAGTGCTAAAATGATGGAAGGACTGGATGATTGGTTCTTCGAGTTTATTGTTCAAAAATTTAAAAACTTATAA
- a CDS encoding minor capsid protein, whose translation MHDGSLKPEDLNKDLVKQIYKDLSEGAATVYGEKWKKFDVKEPQSLQQKFKKNLWQFSSAKTYTQLQEMNNNLLDKGRIRLFPEFLQQARKTNQKFNENYIQAEHQTAIKGCQAAEQWKIFMRDADIFPNLEYRTVGDDRVRPEHELLNGVIKPIGDAFWKIYYTPNGWRCRCYIIQTAAKATPGKFDDESVLPEFRGNVALDEEIFTKKGGFFKLLNMDHKAKVNAEYMKLNAPYDEAYTAQNGKKVYANIFADESDKVKNVETGMIIAEKLEKDVFVRPHIDVQNHKNPEYLIDGKLADRKEQRGKNISSNLNSAKKQGCKTVVFDITEDFKQSLEFFKNQLRGHLKAHYKGAFDEIIIITGNKAETIKVKDLIK comes from the coding sequence ATGCACGATGGCAGTTTAAAACCGGAAGATCTGAACAAAGACCTTGTAAAACAGATTTACAAAGACCTTTCAGAAGGTGCTGCAACGGTCTACGGTGAAAAATGGAAAAAATTTGACGTCAAAGAACCACAATCCCTTCAGCAAAAGTTCAAGAAAAACCTTTGGCAGTTTTCAAGTGCAAAAACGTACACTCAGCTTCAGGAAATGAATAACAATCTCCTGGATAAAGGAAGAATCAGGTTATTTCCGGAATTCCTTCAGCAAGCGAGGAAGACAAATCAAAAGTTTAATGAGAACTATATCCAGGCTGAACACCAAACAGCAATAAAAGGCTGTCAGGCAGCCGAACAGTGGAAAATTTTCATGAGGGATGCCGATATCTTTCCGAACCTGGAATATAGGACCGTTGGCGACGACAGAGTAAGGCCGGAACATGAATTGCTTAATGGCGTGATAAAACCAATCGGAGACGCCTTCTGGAAAATCTATTATACCCCGAATGGATGGCGCTGCCGGTGTTACATCATCCAAACCGCTGCAAAAGCAACGCCGGGCAAATTTGACGATGAATCAGTACTTCCGGAATTCCGTGGAAACGTTGCCCTGGATGAAGAGATTTTCACAAAGAAAGGCGGGTTTTTCAAGCTGCTGAATATGGACCACAAGGCAAAAGTTAACGCCGAATACATGAAACTTAATGCCCCGTATGATGAAGCATATACGGCACAGAATGGTAAAAAAGTGTATGCAAATATCTTTGCGGATGAGTCTGACAAGGTAAAGAATGTGGAAACCGGGATGATCATTGCGGAAAAACTGGAAAAGGATGTTTTTGTCAGGCCTCACATAGATGTTCAGAATCATAAGAATCCGGAATATTTGATTGATGGTAAACTGGCCGACCGTAAAGAACAGCGCGGGAAAAACATTTCTTCAAATCTTAACTCAGCGAAAAAACAAGGCTGCAAAACGGTTGTTTTTGATATTACTGAAGATTTCAAACAGTCCTTAGAATTTTTCAAAAACCAGTTAAGAGGACATTTAAAAGCCCATTACAAAGGCGCTTTTGATGAGATTATCATCATCACCGGAAACAAGGCTGAAACAATAAAAGTAAAGGATTTAATTAAATAA
- a CDS encoding phage portal protein family protein, with translation MAAGKRQNPSMPSDVVKHQATIMRVEDLASWKTAVMLATDPDNPDKSNLHALYRNQWTDNHLESTIETRIAKTQQSPFKLVSKTSKERDEEAEKLFKTLWFQDFIKLVLEYKFDGTKLIEVFKTNEEGLLTEIKEIEQPYFNAKKGIILKEPGQSTGEDYRNGPLSTYYIQIGKDYKDLGIRALIAPIILAKKLGLGSWLDFIEKYGVPPLFVTTDREDDDRLLELFEMATNFKSNNFMIGRGNEKFEIPNISSTNSQEAFDGLIKRADNEVSKRILGGTGLTDEKGFVGSVEIQFELAQFRFTSDKLLVRNVVNEKLIPLLVKLSPAYSNLANFDFEWDDEDEMTIDKLIKIVSGLGNYFDFDPEQIEQITGLRILGIKNAGSGVTQPEPTAQGASKKKAVT, from the coding sequence ATGGCAGCAGGAAAAAGGCAAAACCCATCAATGCCTTCCGATGTTGTGAAACACCAGGCAACGATTATGCGGGTGGAAGATCTGGCTTCATGGAAAACGGCCGTAATGCTTGCAACAGATCCGGACAACCCGGACAAATCAAACCTGCACGCACTATACAGAAACCAGTGGACTGACAACCACCTGGAATCCACTATTGAAACCAGAATCGCCAAAACGCAGCAATCGCCTTTTAAGCTTGTAAGTAAAACATCAAAAGAACGCGATGAAGAGGCCGAGAAACTTTTTAAAACTTTGTGGTTTCAGGACTTTATCAAACTGGTCCTGGAATATAAATTTGACGGCACAAAGCTTATTGAGGTTTTTAAAACCAATGAAGAAGGATTATTAACTGAGATAAAAGAGATTGAGCAGCCTTACTTCAATGCAAAGAAAGGAATCATCCTGAAAGAACCTGGTCAAAGTACCGGTGAAGATTATCGAAATGGTCCGCTTTCTACTTATTATATCCAGATCGGTAAAGACTACAAGGATTTAGGGATCCGGGCTTTAATTGCGCCGATTATTCTGGCTAAAAAACTGGGCCTGGGTTCATGGCTTGATTTCATTGAAAAGTACGGCGTACCACCTTTATTTGTCACCACGGACCGTGAAGATGATGACCGATTACTGGAGCTTTTTGAAATGGCAACGAATTTTAAAAGCAATAACTTCATGATTGGCCGCGGAAATGAAAAATTTGAAATTCCAAATATATCGTCCACCAACAGCCAGGAAGCATTTGACGGATTAATCAAACGGGCTGATAATGAAGTTTCCAAACGGATTCTGGGCGGTACAGGACTAACGGATGAAAAAGGCTTCGTGGGTTCCGTGGAAATACAGTTTGAATTAGCCCAGTTCCGGTTTACCTCAGATAAACTTCTGGTCCGAAATGTTGTAAATGAAAAACTCATTCCATTACTCGTAAAGCTTTCGCCGGCTTACTCGAACCTTGCAAACTTTGATTTTGAGTGGGATGATGAAGATGAAATGACCATTGATAAGCTGATCAAAATTGTCAGCGGATTAGGAAATTATTTTGATTTCGATCCTGAGCAAATTGAGCAGATTACCGGTCTTAGAATTTTAGGAATTAAGAACGCCGGTTCCGGTGTCACTCAACCAGAACCCACCGCCCAGGGAGCGTCAAAAAAAAAAGCCGTGACATAA